In Oryza sativa Japonica Group chromosome 3, ASM3414082v1, one DNA window encodes the following:
- the LOC4333845 gene encoding mitogen-activated protein kinase kinase kinase 1, whose protein sequence is MFSWSRKQSSSSGRRGADASSMDSSSRGGGGEGSGSGSRGRSSRLERRNAVKHIDYEAAGAGAGAGASSVPACASWSSSMSADRSLGLRPSRSLDLAVGGGGTDIRISGSVEGEVDELCRSLGLSGPEEFAIPVAAWEARKERSNSDLLPRSRFVSSPPVDDPSPMARTISAPEVIQCDLPPSFPASIPEESLNSSSNSTATDSAEEPTAAALGQESPKAAPAVAAVAPLAGLPLLSPKRGGGEVGIRGARPPVLSPPQPLMALAPPPMRRSIVAKDMSGVSAWDIVNSFAPSEEKSEVRTDDERVDASHMSDTEEEEEFADEGVAGVDGELKELRIGETFEGFTGTSSLSTTNDDDASSTTTEAMFIISPNGKFKRKIKSWMRGALLGSGSFGMVYEGISDEGAFFAVKEVSLLDQGSNAQQSILALEQEIALLSQFEHENIVQYYGTDKEESKLYIFIELVTQGSLSSLYQKYKLRDSQVSAYTRQILNGLVYLHERNVVHRDIKCANILVHANGSVKLADFGLAKEMSKINMLRSCKGSVYWMAPEVVNPKKTYGPQADIWSLGCTVLEMLTRNIPYPNVEWTNAFFMIGKGERPQIPSYLSKDAQDFISQCVQVDPEQRPSASQLMSHPFVNRPLRASFESASPPAISSY, encoded by the exons ATGTTCTCGTGGAGCCGTAAGCAGtcgtcctcctccggccgccgcggcgcggacGCGTCGTCGATGGACTccagcagccgcggcggcggaggggaaggGAGCGGAAGCGGGAGCCGCGGGCGTAGCTCGCGGCTGGAGCGCCGCAACGCGGTGAAGCACATCGACTacgaggcggcgggggcgggggcgggggcgggggcgtcgTCCGTGCCGGCGTGCgcgtcgtggtcgtcgtccATGTCGGCGGACCGGTCGCTGGGGCTCCGGCCGTCGCGCTCGCTCGACCTGGccgtcgggggcggcggcacGGACATCCGCATCAGCGGCAGCGTGGAGGGGGAGGTCGACGAGCTGTGCCGCAGCCTGGGTTTATCGGGGCCGGAGGAGTTCGCGATCCCCGTCGCCGCATGGGAAGCCCGGAAAGAGCGTTCTAACTCCGACCTACTACCGCGCTCCCGCTTCGTCTCCTCGCCACCCGTCGACGACCCCTCTCCCATGGCCCGCACCATTTCCGCCCCCGAGGTCATCCAGTGCGACCTTCCTCCCTCATTCCCTGCTTCAATTCCTGAGGAGTCCCTCAATTCTTCCTCCAATTCCACCGCAACTGATTCGGCGGAGGAGCCTACCGCTGCGGCGCTCGGTCAGGAATCCCCCAAGGCTGCCCCTGCCGTTGCTGCTGTGGCACCCCTCGCTGGATTGCCCCTGCTATCGCCAaagagaggaggcggcgaagTCGGTATCCGAGGAGCCCGACCTCCTGTGCTCTCCCCGCCTCAGCCGCTCATGGCACTCGCACCGCCGCCAATGAGGCGTTCAATTGTGGCTAAAGACATGAGCGGGGTGTCGGCTTGGGATATTGTGAACTCGTTTGCTCCCAGTGAAGAGAAAAGTGAAGTGAGAACAGATGATGAACGCGTGGACGCGTCTCACATGTCGGacaccgaggaggaggaggagtttgctgacgagggagtggcagggGTGGACGGGGAGCTGAAAGAGTTAAGGATAGGAGAGACCTTTGAAGGGTTCACTGGGACATCATCATTGTCAACAACAAATGATGATGATGCATCCAGCACAACTACGGAGGCTATGTTCATCATCTCACCAAATGGAAAGTTCAAGAGGAAGATTAAGTCGTGGATGCGTGGTGCTCTTCTGGGGAGCGGCTCATTTGGGATGGTGTATGAGGGCATCAGTGA TGAAGGAGCGTTTTTTGCTGTGAAGGAAGTATCTTTGCTTGACCAAGGAAGCAACGCACAACAATCTATTCTTGCACTTGAACAG GAAATTGCACTCCTAAGTCAGTTTGAACATGAAAATATAGTCCAGTATTATGGAACTGACAAG GAAGAATCAAAACTGTACATTTTTATTGAGCTTGTTACACAAGGTTCTCTATCGTCCCTCTATCAAAAGTATAAACTACGAGACTCACAAGTGTCAGCATACACAAGGCAGATTCTCAACGGATTGGTTTATCTCCATGAGCGAAATGTGGTTCACAG AGACATTAAATGCGCAAATATACTGGTTCATGCAAATGGATCAGTAAAATTGGCAGACTTTGGGTTGGCGAAGGag ATGTCAAAAATTAACATGCTGAGATCATGCAAAGGAAGTGTTTATTGGATGGCACCTGAG GTTGTTAATCCTAAAAAAACATATGGGCCCCAGGCTGATATTTGGAGTCTTGGCTGCACTGTATTGGAAATGCTTACTCGTAACATACCATATCCTAATGTGGAGTGG ACAAATGCTTTTTTTATGATTGGAAAAGGAGAACGACCTCAAATTCCCAGCTATTTGTCAAAAGATGCTCAAGATTTCATTAGCCAGTGTGTACAAGTTGATCCAGAGCAACGGCCTTCTGCATCACAACTTATGTCACACCCATTTGTTAATAGACCGCTTCGAGCTTCTTTTGAATCTGCATCCCCTCCTGCCATCAGCTCGTATTGA
- the LOC136355686 gene encoding uncharacterized protein yields MAASAAESSSQSHETRGQGDAEEKHPQPAAATAAGGAGGGVEIRAAKRFKLSARFADSEGTEDEDEDEDEYKSWIVSIHNDQCRQYDPKQRRFNSYRTFVGHAATPELLKHLDEDATIGPERRPLDALTEQELVESPYVLHVKILESDIGFPINLFGTVLIREHLKCVYIFRRDRDDCQLIKSSGEILNLIAPYVGPTDESIDFEINLKIRGNMGESNDRIFSNGFTEAPETSNSGQTKRVLLSSWLSTLELAYTTAHFTVQVAIGINILKGSSNFLGIIKACGTKNEGDAVLYDSEVSGTRIALGDDGSIALSRNVVVLHVDEMLLLKFFVYDDDMISKSAPIILTLGHNDESFNIEQDAGNDGSVRARLNSCKSHPGARLGGNAEIDLRYSCRPNSDWMR; encoded by the exons ATGGCGGCGAGTGCGGCCGAGTCGTCGTCCCAGTCCCATGAAACGCGGGGGCAAGGAGACGCGGAGGAGAAGCACCCGCagccagcggcggcgacggcggccggtggcgccggcgggggTGTCGAGATCAGAGCGGCGAAGCGGTTCAAGCTGTCTGCGCGGTTCGCGGACTCGGAGGGGACggaggatgaggatgaggatgaggatgagtACAAGTCATGGATCGTCAGCATCCACAATGATCAGTGCCGACAATACGATCCCAAGCAGCGACGCTTTAATTCCTACCGCACCTTCGTAGGCCATGCTGCGACACCTGAGTTGCTCAAACATCTCGACGAAGATG CGACGATTGGCCCTGAAAGAAGACCGCTTGATGCGTTGACAGAGCAAGAGTTGGTTGAGTCACCGTATGTTCTTCATGTAAAGATACTGGAATCTGATATAGGCTTCCCTATTAATCTTTTTGGAACTGTTCTAATAAGAGAACACTTGAAGTGCGTCTACATCTTTCGACGCGACAGAGACGATTGCCAGCTCATTAAATCTTCG GGTGAAATATTGAATCTGATCGCACCATATGTAGGGCCTACAGATGAGAGCATTGATTTTGAAATCAACTTGAAGATTAGGGGCAATATGGgagaatcaaatgatagaattTTTAGCAACGGTTTTACAGAAGCGCCCGAAACATCTAATTCAGGGCAAACCAAAAGAGTCCTGCTTTCCAGTTGGCTAAGTACATTAGAACTGGCATATACAACTGCTCACTTCACTGTGCAAGTCGCTATCGGAATCAATATTTTGAAAGGGTCATCAAATTTCTTGGGAATTATTAAGGCCTGTGGTACTAAAAATGAAGGTGATGCGGTGCTATATGATAGTGAAGTGTCAGGCACTAGGATCGCACTCGGAGATGATGGATCTATTGCATTGTCTCGCAACGTAGTGGTTCTTCATGTTGATGAGATGCTCTTGCTTAAATTTTTTGTTTATGATGATGACATGATATCTAAGTCCGCCCCAATTATCCTTACTCTAGGACACAATGACGAATCTTTCAATATTGAGCAAG ATGCAGGCAATGACGGGTCCGTCCGAGCCAGGCTCAACTCGTGCAAATCACATCCCGGAGCCAGGCTCGGAGGAAACGCGGAAATCGACCTTCGCTACTCATGCAGGCCAAACTCAGACTGGATGAGATAG
- the LOC4333847 gene encoding uncharacterized membrane protein At4g09580 has protein sequence MPFPRRDIEAAGAGSGSGDDDSPAAKRGKPEAAGARPSLTRTEAAAAASVLVLFLVGIFCVFRAAPRREFEQILRLPRSLADVRLLKDNLAVYARDYQANFILGYCSIYIFMQTFMIPGTIFMSLLAGALFGVVKGGILVVFTATAGASSCYFVSKLIGRPLISWLWPEKLRYFQSEIAKRKEKLLNYMLFLRITPTLPNTFINMASPIVDIPFHIFFAATLIGLIPASYITVKAGRALGDLRSLRELYDSKTLVILFLIGTVAVAPTILKRKRIYE, from the exons ATGCCGTTCCCGCGCCGCGACATCGAGGCCGCTggcgccggctccggctccggcgacgacgactcGCCGGCCGCCAAGAGGGGCAAGCCAGAGGCCGCGGGGGCGCGCCCCTCGCTGACGCGGAccgaggcggccgcggccgcctccgTGCTGGTGCTCTTCCTCGTCGGGATCTTCTGCGTCTTCcgcgccgcgccccgccgcgaGTTCGAACAGatcctccgcctcccccgcaGCCTCGCCGACGTCCGCCTCCTCAA AGACAATCTTGCGGTGTATGCAAGAGATTATCAGGCTAATTTCATACTGGGATATTGCTCAATATACATCTTTATGCAAACATTTATGATCCCTGGAACAATATTCATGTCTTTACTTGCTGGAGCTCTTTTTGGGGTGGTTAAAGGTGGTATTTTGGTCGTATTCACTGCAACAGCAGGTGCTTCGTCTTGCTACTTTGTCTCCAAGTTGATTGGGAGGCCATTGATTAGCTGGTTGTGGCCTGAAAAACTGAGGTATTTCCAGTCAGAG ATTgccaaaaggaaagaaaagctaTTGAATTACATGCTTTTTCTTAGAATTACACCAACTTTACCCAACACATTCATAAACATGGCGTCACCTATTGTTGACATACCTTTCCACATTTTCTTTGCTGCAACACTAATTGGTCTCATCCCAGCATCTTATATCACTGTAAAG GCTGGTAGGGCACTAGGCGATCTAAGATCACTTAGGGAACTGTATGACTCAAAAACACTAGTAATTCTATTCCTCATTGGAACTGTTGCTGTTGCTCCAACGATTCTGAAAAGGAAGAGAATATACGAATGA